GCCTCCCCATGATCAGATATATATATAACTAAAGCATCTGATGCAGTTTCATCAATAGCATCCAATACACGGCCAATTTCATAATCAACAAAACTATTACATCCTAATCTTGCAGAAATATCGATACCCTCTTCTTTTAATTTACTCTGATCTTTATTTAAACTATTTCCAGCCCAGGCCTTTTGATGCTCTGGTTTGTCTTCCAAAGAATCACAAACGTTTTCACTTAAAGGAAATTTATAGTCTTTATACATCTCTACATATTCTTGCGGACAAACAAATGGATGATGCGGCTCATCATATGATACAACCAGAAAAAAATCTTCATCATTGTGCTTATCTAAAAAATCAATTGCCCGATTAGAGCATCTATGACCATAAGTCATTTCTTCACCAAAATCATCATCATATATTGTTTTTTGCTTTCTAGAACGTTTTCTATCTTCTGGTGATAATTCTTCTAGGTAACAACGCATATCATACCAATACTCAGGATCCCAACCGGCAGGACATTCTGCAAAACCAAAATAATCACCACCATCTAGATGCCATTTCCCTATATGAGCTGTATGAAATCCTTGTTTCTGCATTCTTTCACCTAGAGTCCTACTTAATTTATTTAAAGGCATACTGTTAGCCCAACTGCCATTACTATGAGGATATTCTCCTGTCATAATAGCTGCACGAGTTGGACCACAGACAGGTTGTGCACAATAGGCTTTATCAAATCTAATGCCTTTCTCAGCAAGACTATCCAAATTCGGTGTTTTCATATGCTCATTGCCATAACAGCCTAAGTAATCAGTTCTTTGAGTGTCTGTCATTATTAAGACAATTTTTCTAGCTTTTTTTCGAGGCACTTTAATTCAGTCCTTTTCTTTTTTATTTTAATAAATCTAATTCCATATATCTTGGATTTTAAAAATTTATTTCTAAATGATAAATTAATTATTACTGGAAGTCTCCAGTAAAAGTAAGTATAGACTTCTTAGGTACTTTATAAGTACTACCAATGTTTATAGCAGATTTTTCTTGAAGATCGTTCTCTTCGTCAGTTAGATGTGGTGTTAATTTGTCTATAGCTTTATCATTTGAAAAGTTAACATCAAATTTTACTTCTATATCATTATTGCCATCATTAACAAATACCATTACTAGTCTTTCCTGATCACTATCAATATAAGCTGAACCCATTAAATCACTGTCATCCTCTACTCTCAATTCAACCCTATTTGCACCTGGTCTAATAAATTTGCTATAGTTACCGAAAGTCCAAAACATTTTTGAAGTAATTATATTTTTTTCACCAGTTTCTGTATAATCAGTATATAATAAACCATCCTTAAAATCATATGGCGATAAAGCTAACCACCAATGCCAGGCCGAAGCATTAGCAATTGCAAGATCAGAGTGCATCACCTTAGCCATCTTCAAAGCAGAATCCATTCCTATATCTCTACCATTATTCATAATACAATATTCTGAAGCCCAGTATTTACCATTATATCTTTCTAAATTTTCTTTAAGATACTTTCTTAATTTATATAGGTTATTATCTGACCAGTACGAATGTCCTGCAACTTTATTACCTAGTATTTCTTTAATTTCTTGATCTCCCAGGAAGTCCTTAATATATTCTCTATATTTTCCTTTACCAAATTGATTACAACCTTTATTATAAACTTCGTCTTTCCCAGTTAATTTCTTATATAAGTCATCATCTAGAAGAGCTTTGAGCTCAACTGCTTCTGGAGCATCAATCTCAACATCAATAGCTTCCTGTTTTAAAAAATTATCCAATACTTTTATTACTTTCTTAATCTGCTGATTATTATAACGACAACCCTCTTGTGTCCCTTCCCATTTCCATGTAGGTTCATTTACAGGACTAATATAATCAAATTTAATACCTTTTTCTTCTTCAAAATGCTTTAAGATATCTACTAGAAATTTAGCAAACTTTTCTTCATAACCTTCTTTTAAATTTGTAGAATCTTTGTTCCCTTTTAAATGATGTCCTTTACCATTTTTCGTAGCCCAAATAGGAGGACTATTAACAAATGCTAAAAATTGTTCAACACCTCTTTCTGCAGCTGCTTCTAAAAACCATTGTTGACCAGCCTGTTTTGACCAATCATAATCTCCATCTTCTTCCTCCTTGAAACATTCAACCCTTCTCCAGGGATCAGGAATCGTGTCAGCACAAGTTCTTGTGCTTCCAGCACCAATATTAAATCTCCATAATGAAAGACCTATTCCCTTTGTTTTAGAAAATAATAAATCAGCTATTTCATTTTTCTTTTCTTTGCCCCATTCAATACCTATAGGATCGATAGACCAGGCTCCTGAAGCGCCAAAGTTATCAATCTGCTGGAACTTGTTTTCAGTATTGATTTTAATTGTATTTTTTTTCATGATATTCTCCTTTTAGTATGTACTACTTAATATTGTTTAGATATAGCTTATAATATTTCAATTTTAGTTACTTAAGTTAATTGTTTCTAAAATAAATATTTACCAACTTATTATAAGATATTCTCACTTTTATTATCGCCGAGAACGATATAAGCTTCATTACCTGAACTAAAATCTTTTATCCTAACAAAATATCTCCACATATTACCTGAAATTCTATAAGTATAAACTTTTTGCTCTAATCCATTATATTTAAAAATATATTTTTCCTCATCATCTCTATAATATCTTTGTGAAAAGGTATTTTTTAAGTCTTGACTTATAATTTCAGTATAAAAGGCACTTTCTGTAAAAATATCTTTTACACTCTCCATAGACTTTTGATGTGGTTTCATTGGACCACTTAAGGCAATCCTATATATTATATCCAGAAAAGCCTCTTTTGCGTCTGAAAAACCCGCTTTCTCTATTTCTCCTTCATTTAATTTCCTAAACACTGGATCTACAAAAACAATATAATTACCATGCTCATCAGGATCATATTTATTAGTCGCTTTATTTAAAGCTTCTGTTATATATTTTTCTATTATAGTCATACCTTCGCTTTTGCTATCACTATCCCATGAAATGACAACTTCATTTTCTTCATAGTTCCAGAGTTTTAGATTTAATTTATAGTCAATTTTAATTTATTCATTTAGATTACCTCCTATTTTTATTAACTATAGACAAAATCTAGACAATGAATACTACATTTTCTTATCTCCATGGCTCAAAGTCGGAATTTTCTTCTGGAATTTTAGCCTCTATACTTTCACGCCATTCAGCAAGCATAGCCTTCATTTTATTGACCATCTCAATTTCCTGCTCAGCAATATCATTCTTTTCTCCTATATCCTTACGAAGATTATACAATTCAACCTTTCCATCTTCAAAAAACTCTATTAATTTATAATCGCCCATTCTAATTGAAGAACCAGGTGTACCTCCCTGATTACCATAATGAGGATAATGCCAGTAGATAGCTTCCCTATCAAGTTTATCTCCACCTTTGAGTAAAGGCATAATACTTAGTCCATCCTCATGTTGCTCAGGTATTAATGGCAAGCCGGCTATCTCTAAGAAAGTTGGATAGAAATCAGGGCTGCTAACTGGAACCTCACAACTGCTTCCTGCTTCTACTACTCCAGGCCATCTTACCAACAATGGCTCCCGGGTACCTCCTTCATACATCCAACCTTTACCTTCATTTAAAGGGGCATTAGATGTAGGAGAACCTTCTGCAGTAGCTAAGCCACCATTATCAGATGTGAAAAAGATGGCTGTATTATCCAACTCACCACATTCTTCCAGGGCCGCAAGTAAACGACCTATATTTTCATCTAAACTATGAATCATAGCAGCATACACTGGATTTGATTGGACTAAACGGCGTTTAACTCTTTTATTTTTTTTGTGTTCACAGGGAAACAACTCTCCTTCTTCAAAGGTTTTTACTTTATCAAGCCCCATCTTACAAGCTTTTTCTTTATACATTGCAATATATTCTTCTTTTGCTTGAATTGGAGTATGAACAGTATAATAATCAAGATTCAAGAAAAATGGTTTTTCATCATTTTTTTTAATCAAATTTATTGCCTCTGTAGTTAAACGATCAGTTAAATATTCTCCTTCAGGTCCATCTTCAAGATTTTCAATATTATAGGGACTAAAGTAACCATCACTTGGACGTCCCTGATGGCAACCCCCAACGTTCACATCAAAACCATGTTTATCAGGGTAATATTCTCTACCACCCAAATGCCACTTTCCAACATGCCAGGTAACATATCCTCCATTTTTTAAAGATGTAGCAACACTCTTTTCTTCCAGTGGAAGATGATCTATATATGGTGCATCAATTAGTTTACCCTTTGTATGAGCACCAATCCAATCAGTTACACCTACATTTGCAGGATATTTACCTGACATGACACTTGCACGAGTAGGTGAACAAACTGGGCAGGCTGCATATGCATCTGTAAAAAGCATTCCTTCTTTTGCCAGTCTATCAATATTTGGGGTCTCATAAAAGTCACTTCCATAACAACTTAAATCTTTCCATCCCATATCGTCAATTAAAATAAAAATAATATTTGTTTTTTTAGTCAATTTAATCACTCCTTTGTGTATACCTTAATTTCATTTGCATAATCCATTGTCATTGTTGTTTTTGATGGGAATTTGATTTTTAAAAAAATATATTTAGAATTGTGATAATTATCTGGATCCCACCTATCTCCTATATAAAGATAAGTTCTTGATTCTTTTTCGTCTACAGGAAGGATGTATGTTGATTGGGAATCATATGTCGTCTCATCCCCAATATCTTTCAACTGTGACCACTCTCCAGCAATGTCTTTTGTATAAGCATACTTACCCTGATTAGGATGCCATCCAGTACAACCTGATGTCATCATAAAATAATAATCATCTTTTTTTACCAGAGCTGGTGCTTCTCTATATTTCCCAGGCCATAATTTTTGTATAAAAGAATCAATACTTAAATAATCATCACTGAGTTTATAAATATGCATATCAGCATTATTTCTGGCAGCAGATATAAAATAAGCTGTTCCATCGTCATCCTTAAACAAAGTACAGTCCCTTGACATATAACCTTCAGGTCTGAAGCTTCCTAAGTAAGTATAATCACCATCTATAGTATCACTGATAGCCACTGCTGCTCTTGCAGCTTTATAATTTTTGCCATTTTCATAGTGCATCCACATAACATATTTTTTACTTTTTTCATTGTATAAAACCTTAGGTCTTTCTATATTTGCCCCTCCCTCTACATCAAGAGGATTTAGATCTAAATCTGTTTCAATATAGTGAGGCTTTGTTTCAGCATCAATACATAAAACATCATTCCTGAATTCCCAATTTTTTAGATCTTTGGAACGATAGCAAGACACTTTTTTAATACCATGTCTATTTTCTCCAAACCAATAGTAAAAATTTCCTTGTTTTATAATACCCCCGCCATGTGCACTAATTTTATCTCCATTTGTATCTCTCCAGAAAACTTCGTTTTTTATAATCACTTCAATCATATATTCTACATCTCCTTTGTTTAAAAATATCAAACACTTATTAAAATTTATATCTCTTTTAATATCAAGACATCTTTTTTTGCAATTTTTATTGTTCCACTTACTGTCTTATTAGTAATTAAATCTAGGTAATTGCCTTCAGGAAGGTCCAACTCTGATTCTAAATCATTATGATTTAATACAAAGGTGAAATTTTTTCCATCTTTACTTCTTTGGGCTATTTCTACCCCTTCAGGGCTTTCCATAATAGGGCAAACATTTTCTTTATCACAATAATATTTTATTAATCCTTCTAATAACTTTATTTCTGCATCTGTTCCAATATATACTGCTTTACCTTTGCCATAGCTATTTTCAGTAACTGCAGGCTGCCCCTGATAATAATCTTTTTCAAATCTAGCTATAACTTCTGCTTCTCTGGCATGCATCACATCACATATCAATTTACTTTTGTATTTTCCATTTAAATTATCTATTTTCTTATCTAAAACTATTTCATTGTACATATCAGGATAAAGGGCATCTATTTCCTCAACCCAGATTCCCAGTAAATCTCTGAAAGCACCTGGATAACCACCTAAT
The genomic region above belongs to Halanaerobiaceae bacterium ANBcell28 and contains:
- a CDS encoding glycoside hydrolase; translation: MKKNTIKINTENKFQQIDNFGASGAWSIDPIGIEWGKEKKNEIADLLFSKTKGIGLSLWRFNIGAGSTRTCADTIPDPWRRVECFKEEEDGDYDWSKQAGQQWFLEAAAERGVEQFLAFVNSPPIWATKNGKGHHLKGNKDSTNLKEGYEEKFAKFLVDILKHFEEEKGIKFDYISPVNEPTWKWEGTQEGCRYNNQQIKKVIKVLDNFLKQEAIDVEIDAPEAVELKALLDDDLYKKLTGKDEVYNKGCNQFGKGKYREYIKDFLGDQEIKEILGNKVAGHSYWSDNNLYKLRKYLKENLERYNGKYWASEYCIMNNGRDIGMDSALKMAKVMHSDLAIANASAWHWWLALSPYDFKDGLLYTDYTETGEKNIITSKMFWTFGNYSKFIRPGANRVELRVEDDSDLMGSAYIDSDQERLVMVFVNDGNNDIEVKFDVNFSNDKAIDKLTPHLTDEENDLQEKSAINIGSTYKVPKKSILTFTGDFQ
- a CDS encoding sulfatase-like hydrolase/transferase gives rise to the protein MPRKKARKIVLIMTDTQRTDYLGCYGNEHMKTPNLDSLAEKGIRFDKAYCAQPVCGPTRAAIMTGEYPHSNGSWANSMPLNKLSRTLGERMQKQGFHTAHIGKWHLDGGDYFGFAECPAGWDPEYWYDMRCYLEELSPEDRKRSRKQKTIYDDDFGEEMTYGHRCSNRAIDFLDKHNDEDFFLVVSYDEPHHPFVCPQEYVEMYKDYKFPLSENVCDSLEDKPEHQKAWAGNSLNKDQSKLKEEGIDISARLGCNSFVDYEIGRVLDAIDETASDALVIYISDHGEALQNHRIDGKGAAMYDEITRVPYIIKWPGVVPENSVCKYPVSHIDLAPTILEAAGIEIPNPIQGNSLLKTLEDPLIKSQTEIFIEFNRYEIDHDGFGGFQPIRCVLDGRYKLVINLLTSDELYDLEKDPLEMNNLINTKEYKKIRNDLHDRLLNWMNESRDPFRGYYWERRPWREDASEATWAYTGMTRQRKPDVNEKRQLDYHTGLEMEKATRKK
- a CDS encoding family 43 glycosylhydrolase; the encoded protein is MIEVIIKNEVFWRDTNGDKISAHGGGIIKQGNFYYWFGENRHGIKKVSCYRSKDLKNWEFRNDVLCIDAETKPHYIETDLDLNPLDVEGGANIERPKVLYNEKSKKYVMWMHYENGKNYKAARAAVAISDTIDGDYTYLGSFRPEGYMSRDCTLFKDDDGTAYFISAARNNADMHIYKLSDDYLSIDSFIQKLWPGKYREAPALVKKDDYYFMMTSGCTGWHPNQGKYAYTKDIAGEWSQLKDIGDETTYDSQSTYILPVDEKESRTYLYIGDRWDPDNYHNSKYIFLKIKFPSKTTMTMDYANEIKVYTKE
- a CDS encoding sulfatase, with the protein product MTKKTNIIFILIDDMGWKDLSCYGSDFYETPNIDRLAKEGMLFTDAYAACPVCSPTRASVMSGKYPANVGVTDWIGAHTKGKLIDAPYIDHLPLEEKSVATSLKNGGYVTWHVGKWHLGGREYYPDKHGFDVNVGGCHQGRPSDGYFSPYNIENLEDGPEGEYLTDRLTTEAINLIKKNDEKPFFLNLDYYTVHTPIQAKEEYIAMYKEKACKMGLDKVKTFEEGELFPCEHKKNKRVKRRLVQSNPVYAAMIHSLDENIGRLLAALEECGELDNTAIFFTSDNGGLATAEGSPTSNAPLNEGKGWMYEGGTREPLLVRWPGVVEAGSSCEVPVSSPDFYPTFLEIAGLPLIPEQHEDGLSIMPLLKGGDKLDREAIYWHYPHYGNQGGTPGSSIRMGDYKLIEFFEDGKVELYNLRKDIGEKNDIAEQEIEMVNKMKAMLAEWRESIEAKIPEENSDFEPWR